The DNA region AAGAATAGACGTGGATTcagatttaaatttaatggtCTTGACCTTTAATTTAGTGGTCGTTTGGCTGTCGGTTAGAGAGGAATTATCCATGTATTAAAACTAGCATAATTTTATACATGTTTGGTtacaaaaagaggaaaaaataattttcacatAGAATCTAGCCATCAACAGCAACACTTAAACTTCTCATCGAGTCATGAAGCTTGTTACAGTAGTGGAACTGATTTTTGTCGTGAGGAGGAAGCAAATTCCAACTAGGATTTGAGAATTATTTTGACATGTCCCCAACTGGTAGTTGGAGCTGAAGAGGAGAGAAAGGCGAAGCTGCTTAAAAAAATTGCTTATTGTACGTCTCATATTGCCCATTATTAATTGTATAGCACGATTGTACATACTCACTGCCCATCATCATTGCTTGGCGTATGAATCGCTACTGTCAATAGGCTTTTGTCTTTTACACTTCACACCGTTCAAATACACGTCATAATTTCTCATGTGattcatttttcatgaaatttatttaaataCAACTACATGAGAAATATTTACAcaattattaaatttgtaaggTAATTAGTAGTATTAGTTAGTTCTCTGTGATAAATATTACTATTTGATTGTCTAGCTAGCTAGTAATAAAAACGATGACTAACCAGCTATCATCGGCTAaaattttgtttgttgtttgtttatataacttaaatctatTTCTGATCATTATTACGTAAACCGCAAGTAGAGTTTATAGAAATGAACAGACTGTTAGGCAGCACTACGATTAGGAAACGAAACATTTTGTCTTTGATAACGagtttttcaaatatatataaaatgtagaTGGGGATAGAGAACTACATTGCTCTTACTTTGTCTTTAAAGACAACCACGTTGAGCATTTTTCAAACGGAGCGGGTTGGTGTgagaatttatttatttacaacCACCTTCAATTAACTTTTTGAGTTTGAGGTGCAGTAGTAATTGCTTAATTCTGTAGGAatttagtagctcagttggttgactacctgaactttcatcttgttggtgagggttcgaatccccacattgtaatttccttccccatttccccttcccctacccctatgtaataaaaacaatttaaaaaaagtaaTTGCTTAATTCTATTTCCTGTTAATAAAGATTGTAAATTACAGTATTCCGTACTTcttacaaatttttaaaaataatttataacaaaaattTAGGTCCATTTGATTTCCGAACTGCATTTCTGTTTTGGAACGAAAGAAATatacattgttttttttttttttttatcctttttggTCATGAAAGATTATTGGTGCTATTTGTTTCTCCTTAGCCTCTCTTCACTCATCGTCCCTCCTCTTGTCTATTTAATTTCATGGTGATTTATTCTTCAAATGTAATGGAAGCGCTAAACCGTGACGGTTTTCTAATCAGTTTTCTGGTCATGGATTTTTTGATTTCACccaatttttttatattcatgcttatatttaTCTTCTCCATTtgatgtttggtatatttggaGGCGtatttagaatttaaattatatgGGCTCATTTTTTAAGATTCTTAGAATTAAActcattatatatttaaagtTATGAATTTATATCTAGTATTTATTGTAActttttagttgatttttacacataaatttatacttaTCATATAAAAATGCTGAATTTAGACGAACCAGATATCAAAAAGCTACATCCGTCTCAGGATACAATGTTATCGGTGCACTGAGTTGGAGAAATGACACGAAGGATACTTTTGATGTTTACTCTTGCTCAGATATACCCGACTTATAATAAGTGTCTTTTTGGCCTTtttattttgatccaaaataaatgtctttttacataattaagaaggtcttaattattttcttccaaaatttcccctatttagataagtgattttatgtaatcaagaaactatatcaaaataggtACTTCaagtgtccacttagcttttatattttcattcaaaaaGAGTGCGcacttaccaaatcaagaaagaattaaccttactttttcaaatttgcccttattaagtgtttagtgatcaaatctcaatacctatttaagtAGGGGCATTTTAGTCAAATCGCCTATTTTTACCTaggaattaatattttcttaagggatgtGTAAATGactaagtgaacactcttttttaatCAGAGGGAGTACCATTTAATTAAgtgtaaaatagtcaaaatgccTATTTTTTTAGGAGTTATACTATTTTCTTAAAGAGTATGGTAGAGGCCGAAAGGGGACTACTATAGCCTGGATGGAGTACTTAGTagtaaattataattttcacTGTTATTTTTATCATTCTTCATTTGAATGGCaaatagaagaaaacaaaataaatatctTAAATTAAAATAGCTGAACCTAAATTTTCCCTTAGCAAGAGATAAAATCCCAAATTTTATGAAACAAccaatattttattttgcacCATTATTTTCTTATCTTTAAAATTTATATCCCTTTTCCAGATTTGAATAAACTTCTCTAATTTCACAATATCTCATTTCTTTCAAACATAAGAGTGGATCAGGAAAAACACATTTTTAAAGAGCTAGAAAAAGAAATAGTTGAGacgaaaaataaattataaagaaatagaaggaagaagaaggaaCGAAATCACGGGAGGAGAAGAAGAGtggaaaaaacaagaaaaagatgaGGCACGGTAAAAGTCTACCAATTTTTGGATTGCTTTGGCAGGTGGGCCCCAAGAAGTCCATTTGTCAAATGCTAAATGCCTCACACAGCTATGATATGGCATATGAGACACAAAATAGTAGAAATTTAGTAGTGCAGTTGGTTGACTATCTGAACTTTCATTTTGTTGGTGAGGTTATCAATCCCCACATTATAATCCACTTCCCCATtttcccttcccctacccctatgtaataaaaacaatttaaaaaaagtaaTTGCTTAATTCTATTTCctgtatataaagattgtaaaTTACAGTATTCCGTACTTcttacaaatttttaaaaataatttataacaaaaattTAGGTCCATTTGATTTCCGAACTGCATTTCTGTTTTGGAACGAAAGAAGTATACATTATAAGGAAAGACCCTCCTAACCTGTCCAAAACTAACTGGGCCAGTTGAGAGTTAGACGGATATTTTCCATTGATGGTGCATTAATTATTAATTCCTTGTCCTAGATGAAGATAGTGTATGTACATTTTCTTGTTTAGGCATAAGCACATTATCAGGCACTGCAACATGATGCTATCCAACTTCAAGTAACAACGTGTAAATTCAGATTATGCAGAACGAAACAAAAGGGACAAGCTGGCAACAATTCGATAACTACTAACTAGGCAATAGGCATGTAACTACACGTAAAGCAAAAAAGAAGCAGATATTTTGTACGACTCTGGTATTTTCTTGGTATAATATAATATGGTGGAACATCACTCTCAATTTGGCTTAATTACATAAGAGGTTTTTTTGTCCGTTGAGTCAGAAATTTTCATGATTCTAAACTGCTGTCGGGGTTTAACGCCGTATAACAACAAATTGTTGCCATCAACTCTCTGTCATCATTCAATTACAGAAAAGGCCGCTATTATATACCCAACTTAATCTTTGTTACTATAAAAGATGTCAAATAGTAGCAAGTACCATCAttcaaaagagggaaaaaaagtgTTAACACTAATGAACATTGGCTCAAGGAAAGTTTTAGTGTTATCTCAAAACGTTTTACCACATTTTTGTAGTACTAGCTATCTAACGAAGAATTAAAAGCAGGACAGTTATTGCACTCTAAGaagatttttcaaatttacGACTGCAAGGAGTCTAGTAATagtaattaataataaaaagaatattGACTCTTAAATTATGGAGCGCTTCAAAGTGGAAGTTGCATATCTTTGCCCAATTTCAGTTAATGGTGGAATCAATTAAAACCACTGGTAAAGCACGAGATTACAGCCCAAAAGTAAatccatttatttttttgggtacTAAAGATAAAACTTCATTAATTAAACAGGAAGTTACAGGGAGTGCGCACAGATCTACTTGGTATATACACATTTTCACATATCAGTTGTGTAAGTTATGCAACTGGAGTCGTTAAAACTATAAGATCAACTGATGAACTACATGTCATGCTTTGTTAGTATTAGCTACTAACTACCATTCTAAGCATAACTTTGGTATTCTCGGTTTTCCATGTAAAAGGCCAAAGGCAAATTATTCAAGGAGCTTAGAATATCTTGCCTATATTCTTTCCACCACTTCATGAAGCTACTCTGAGGCTGGAAAACCTCAGAGGATACTGAATAGCTCATTATCAAACTCATTACATATTCCCCAAAAATAACCAAATCCCTCAATgaatttttcttctcttctaaacTGCCTTCTCTCAATCTTTTGGAACTTAAAATAGCTTCCTCCACATATGCCCAAAAGCAAGAATCCTCGGTGAGGCTAGCAGCCTTCCTTCTGTTGTTACCACTTCCAGAAGGTTTGTCTTCTATCATCCATTTTTCCAACTGTTTATAGTGCTCTGATCTTCCAAGATGTACATAGTCTCTATTCCCTAATTTCATGTAGTATTCAGCTATGTCAAGTGGTTCAACCATCCTTCTATAATTTGTCCCTGCATATAGCCAGCGAGTACGAAAAGCTGCCTCCTCTTTTTGTGGCAATTTTTCTACTTCTGCAACCATTATTTTCCAGTACTTAGTGAGGGTTCTGTGGTGCTTGACAATTTCTTGTCTGCTTTTGACTTCATCCCTGCTTCGTGAACCGCTGAATTTGAAACTATCGTAGTAGCCTCCTTCATTTAGGGTCACCTTCTTGTACCATTCTAGCCAAGCCATAGcttctttcattttgtttaGCTTCTTGCCAGGATCAAAGGCATTCTTCTTCTTTAAGAAAGATTCTTCCACTCTTTTCTCCATTGTGTTCCTAAGAAAGCTCATGTAGCTTGTGTGCTGCCAGGGCAAATATATGCATACAGAagttagaaaaaagaaaataacacgTTTAGAAACCAGttctaaggggtcgtttggttgctggttaggaaGTGAactattcatgtattaaaaccaGCATAATTAGTATCATGTTTGGTAGCATTTTAGTTGCTATGTAACTCAGCACACCAACTACGGTGTTTGGTTACCAGTCTAATACATGTATACGGGAATCTATGTATTCTCTTATGCAGGATAGAAAATGAAATAACTAATCCCTGCATAGACATTGCATACCTAATCCTTGCATtgcattactaatacctgcataactctaaccagcaaccaaacgacccctaagcgTTTTTATGGAAGTTATCTCTATCTTCAATCACTATGTAATGctcatttaatttccttttcattcaactttAGGTCAAGCAAAAGGGCAACTATACTTGCTTGCAATTTAGGAATAAGTTTGTTGTTTACCTCTCCACCAATTCCAATTGCTTCTAGCTGTAGATTGATGCCTGCTTGAAGTTGATTCACTCTAAAGTCACACAGCTGAGAAGTTCCCTTACAGATTACTCTATGCTTGAGGCGTTCCAGAATCTGCTCATAGTGCTTGAGGTGTTCCAGAATCTGCTCATAGTCGAAGATCAAGAAACCATTGTTCTGATTTTGGTTATTTGAGTTCATTACCATCAGAAGATCTAAAACTGATTCAGGTTCCTCAAAACAAGAGCAGCCTGAATCTGAGCACATCAGAAATGTACCGAATGGCTTGTAAAAACAAGATTGAGGAATAGAACCAGCAAAGCCATTAGCAGGTGAAACTAAAAATCTGGGGACCGGATCTTGGTTTGAGACTACGTGCAAAAAGCTTGAATTCCATGACAGACGCTCTGATATGGCCTGTTGCAGGCAACTGTCGCCGAGAAGGGGCGAACCAAAAGTGATGCAAGTGGGGCGCTTATTATTGTCCTTTGGAGAAATGTTGTCGAGTAGCCAGAGAGTGAAGAGAGATGCCACAGAACCTCCCAAAGAAAGTCCAGTGATTATTAGTGGACTGAAGCTGCCCAACTGTACTCAAtcagaaaaaaacaaaatatcaacatgaatatatgaataACAAGAAGGCTGCTGCAGCCAAAGGTAACACCTTGAAAGCAATGCTTCTGAAGGAAGTAGGTTTTGGTCTTGTAATAGAGTTTTAAGTTTCCTATCTTGTCAAATTTCCAACATCACCATTCTAACATGAGTCAACGTATTGGAGGGATTTTTTCTTTCTGCTTGTAAGCAGAAATAATTGTACAGTAATGACAAAGTTGATAGGCAAACAAATACTACTCCTTCCATTTCAACTTGTTTGCCTTAGTTTGACTCGatatggagtttaagaaaataaagaagacttttgaatcttgtggtcttcaCATATGCACGTAGAATGTTGGTGTAGAGAGTTACCAAAATATAGAAAGTggctttcttttttaaacatacttaaaaaaaagtaagacaaacaaattgaaacgcgTGGAGTAATAAACAAGAAACAATCCTCATTTGACAACTGAAAAGAAGCTCCAGATTTGCAAATTCAAAAGGAGATTTCTTCTTTAGCACCAGAATCTAACCAATCTAAAGACACCAGCTATCTTATGTAAATTTATGAAGCCACTAAAATGTACCAGTCAATCACTATGGCATAGTGTAATGAAAGTTGAAACCACATAATgcttctttctaggcttctagctcttttttatttcttggagATATTATGGTCAACAGGTCAATAATTCACATGGCTAGACAAAATAACTGAATAGTAATATCCAGCACAAGTAGGGATAGCTCAAGAGAAATCACAAAGTTACAAAACAAAGAAGCCCAGTATTGCAGAGAGAAATAAGGGAATATTATAGTACCTGTTCTTTAAGGGCAGAGAGCTCATTCAGCAGTAAGGCAAAAAGGGATATTGCTGCTTTATTAACTGAGAAATGAGGGTTGAGTTTGGTAGAAATGAAGTCAAAAGGAACTTGGGAACCTTTAAGATCCTCTGAAGAGACCATTTCTTTCTGAACAGTACAGGTGGGGGAGGAAACAAAAGCAATAATAGCACCATTTGAATTGTACGGGTAAACTTTATACAAAATTGGAGCAGGGTTAGTTGGATTATTATTCAAGTAAGTAATAAGGTCAGATATTGTAACCCAAGAATGATGAAGTAGATCTGAGTTCACCACCAAGTTTGCCAATTCTTGGCCACTGCTGAACCTGTGGAACAAGAATGAAAAAGTTAGTCATGTAAAATCTTGAACAATAAAGCAAAAAGCTTTGAACTTTTTTTGAGTATATATATGCAATTAAAAACAAGAAGAATAAAATTGTCACTCACAAGGAAAACTGGCTCATCTTCTTGGCCTTTGGAGAGTTTGAGAAATCACTAAAGGCCTAGCAATATCTAATATAAGCATAGTAGTAGAAGATATTGGACAATAAGTTAAGATACAAGGCTGACAAATGAGAAAGGAATGAGGAAAGTAGATGTAAAGGACAACAAGAAAATACCCAGAAACAAAGGGTTTGGAAGTttaattcttaattttttttattttttttttggaaatctcACTCTTCAAGTCTACTAGTGGCTAGCACATGGGCAGTAGTCCTATTCAGTTAAACTTCCCAGAGGTTTCTTCATCAGCTTCAGTTTCAGCTTCCATCTTGAAAGACTTTTTCTTCTCTAAGAAGAAGAAGTCCTATACTACTACTTGTTAAATTAATGGTTACTGTACTATTTTGAAGTTAATTTGATAATTTGGGGCAGGGTTGGTGGGAGGAAGATAAGGATTCCATGATacagagcctgtttggatgggcttaaaaaaaagcTAGTTCTATAAGcgatttataaatatttttttttaataaatgaaaaCAATCGAACGGTTTATTTTTTATGGATTATTTTAAGACCAAATGAGCTTATAAGTAAAGtaaacaaaatattcaaaaaaaaaacttataaagaatttataaaaaaaaattcaaacggGCTCATAAACTACTCCCCCCATCCCAAAGATACATTGTGcagtgatatatttttatatttaagaataagttaattttataaaataatttataatcaaataaatatttaagatttattttaaattatatatttaaaagtcTTCTTCTATAATTTAAGCTCCGTTGCCAAGTAAAactaaggtaattttttttgagAGGGAGGAAGCATATTTTAATACTCCAAGAAAGATAGTACTATTTCTTTATTAAGTACTCGtttagtagtttttttttttctttcttatctgGGTCGTCAGGTACCCGCATTGAATTCCTACTATTTTAAATTCATGTTGTGTAAGGTTCGTTCGTAGGAAGCACTCCCTCCTGTGCACGCATTGAAATCCGACTACGTGCTGCGTAGGAAGCTCtcccaaccaaaaaaaattccatACCCAGCTCAAATTTAAAATGATTAAGAGAGGAGCAGTTCTATCCGCAACACCACATCCTTCGGTGTAATTTTGTTTCCTTCTATTTATTCAGTACATTGAAAACAATTTTTCgtttatttgttttagtaaattaaaagaaaactaattatattttatatttttcaaaaccattGCATGTTTTTTCaatcgagctcgtcgcacggaGCTTGCTTAGTGCGGTTATCTCTTGTGTAgtttgtgaatattttattgGAGGGGGTTTAGCCAGAGCGTACCCAAAAAGTAGCTGTTACggtttctaatttttttttaaaagcaaaataaaaaagggtACGAGGGAGTATTCATCCAAAATAAGTGGCTTATAAAATTTTGGCATACACAAAGTTATTGGATTAATTGAACTCCGACAATATATTAATGTTAATCAAACATTTTCACCAGAATCATATCTTTTTTTTGGTGTGTGACATGTGTATTTATTATTGTATCTTTTATACACACAATAAGTGTTTACCAGTTTGTCAGTCAACGTCGTGAACCGTCACAGACAAACATGcgagtatatttttttttagtcgtTTAATTAAGCAATGAACGAACTCTACCCACTTACAGCattaataaacaaaaaaaagggcGCAGGTAAACTTAAAGGATTATCTACATATAATTAATATTGGATGGTTATTTACacaactaatataaaaaaaaatatattcttaatGTAATTTAACCTATTATAACAAATtacttattatatttatttaagctgcaattaataattattatactaatTCATTTACAATTATCTTTTAAATGGCATAATCGtataaatactttttaaatagCTCATTTGTTTCCAATTGTTGTGGCTGGATTGGAAACCTAAAACGGTGAAAAGAATGAAGGTGGGGGACTAAGCACCATAGAACTTTACATACGTACACCTACTTTAAAAGAGAAAgtattggaaaatattttccaatagtATCACACCAATGATTTTGGGAGCCTATTTTgaagatttatttttaaatctttgtttGGTCATAAAGTTTTGacagattttgaaaacaaatcttcaaatctcAAATTCTGACACAAACCTGTTTTTGGGCTATGATCTATGTTTTGGcctttcaaaacttttaaaaactaccGCAAACTTTTGTATTGGGAAAATGACATACGGTACCTACTTAAGACtctttattataaaatatacaaatagttttccttatttacaaaacataacaatattttatgaaacatgacggatttttattttcgtttttttttttcagagaataattttttttttaaatattaatttttttaaaaaataatttttttttttaatttttttttaaaaaaaataatttttatatatttttttaaaaaaataatttttattttaaaaaaaaaatctttttgctctcaaaggcttaaaaatttacctcaattttttgtgtatgaaatgtgtatgtgtgagtgaaatttttaatatagttttcatgcacaaaattgtgagcgaaaactttaagccttgaatattgtatgaaagttgttacaatgttgttgtagttgtattaatttttcagaaacctaatatgaactttatatacgaaaactgtgaatgaaattctaagtcttgagcgaaacatttcatatcattctcatacataaaattttgagcgtaatgtttaaagccttgatcgagatatacacatttcatatgtTTTTgatcatacacaaaatttgaacGAACTT from Lycium ferocissimum isolate CSIRO_LF1 chromosome 2, AGI_CSIRO_Lferr_CH_V1, whole genome shotgun sequence includes:
- the LOC132037829 gene encoding senescence-associated carboxylesterase 101, whose protein sequence is MSQFSLFSSGQELANLVVNSDLLHHSWVTISDLITYLNNNPTNPAPILYKVYPYNSNGAIIAFVSSPTCTVQKEMVSSEDLKGSQVPFDFISTKLNPHFSVNKAAISLFALLLNELSALKEQLGSFSPLIITGLSLGGSVASLFTLWLLDNISPKDNNKRPTCITFGSPLLGDSCLQQAISERLSWNSSFLHVVSNQDPVPRFLVSPANGFAGSIPQSCFYKPFGTFLMCSDSGCSCFEEPESVLDLLMVMNSNNQNQNNGFLIFDYEQILEHLKHYEQILERLKHRVICKGTSQLCDFRVNQLQAGINLQLEAIGIGGEHTSYMSFLRNTMEKRVEESFLKKKNAFDPGKKLNKMKEAMAWLEWYKKVTLNEGGYYDSFKFSGSRSRDEVKSRQEIVKHHRTLTKYWKIMVAEVEKLPQKEEAAFRTRWLYAGTNYRRMVEPLDIAEYYMKLGNRDYVHLGRSEHYKQLEKWMIEDKPSGSGNNRRKAASLTEDSCFWAYVEEAILSSKRLREGSLEEKKNSLRDLVIFGEYVMSLIMSYSVSSEVFQPQSSFMKWWKEYRQDILSSLNNLPLAFYMENREYQSYA